The following coding sequences are from one Frigoribacterium sp. Leaf415 window:
- the trpA gene encoding tryptophan synthase subunit alpha gives MTAQGASKVGDAIRARRDAGSGAVVGYLPVGFPDLDTSIEAAVAMAENGIDVIELGIPYSDPVMDGPVIQAATQRSLAEGFRVRDVFTAIREITSRVDTPVIPMTYWNPVEQYGVQRFADDLAAAGGAGLITPDLIPDEADAWMSAALAADLDRVFLAAPSSSESRLRQAVASSRGFVYTVSTMGITGARTDVDAAASTLVARLREVGVENACVGLGISTAQQVREVLEYADGAIIGSAFVRALADGGVERLAEVSADLSSGAAPSAS, from the coding sequence GTGACCGCGCAGGGCGCCAGCAAGGTCGGCGACGCGATCCGGGCTCGGCGAGATGCCGGGAGCGGTGCCGTCGTGGGGTACCTGCCCGTCGGGTTCCCCGACCTCGACACGAGCATCGAGGCCGCGGTGGCGATGGCCGAGAACGGCATCGACGTCATCGAGCTGGGCATCCCGTACTCCGACCCGGTGATGGACGGGCCGGTGATCCAGGCCGCGACGCAGCGATCCCTCGCCGAAGGGTTCCGCGTGCGCGACGTCTTCACGGCGATCCGCGAGATCACCTCGCGCGTCGACACCCCCGTCATCCCCATGACCTACTGGAACCCGGTCGAGCAGTACGGCGTCCAGCGCTTCGCCGACGACCTCGCGGCCGCGGGCGGTGCCGGGCTCATCACCCCCGACCTGATCCCCGACGAAGCCGACGCGTGGATGTCCGCCGCCCTGGCCGCCGATCTCGACCGTGTGTTCCTGGCAGCTCCGTCGTCCAGCGAATCGCGCCTCCGACAGGCCGTCGCGAGCAGCCGCGGCTTCGTCTACACCGTCTCGACGATGGGCATCACGGGTGCCCGCACCGACGTCGACGCAGCGGCGAGCACCCTCGTCGCCCGACTCCGCGAGGTGGGCGTCGAGAACGCCTGTGTCGGCCTCGGCATCTCCACCGCCCAGCAGGTCCGGGAAGTGCTCGAATACGCCGACGGTGCCATCATCGGTTCGGCCTTCGTGCGCGCCCTCGCCGACGGCGGGGTCGAACGCCTCGCCGAGGTCTCCGCCGACCTCTCGTCCGGCGCGGCCCCGTCCGCTTCCTGA
- the lgt gene encoding prolipoprotein diacylglyceryl transferase has translation MFVPLSIPSPSAAWQYFDVTAWLNSTFGASLPGSLRIHAYAICILVGIVAAVIITNHRLNRQGAEKGIVIDVAIWAVIFGIAGGRLFHVITHPADYFSSPDQYIHVLFVWEGGLAIYGALLLGAVGVWLGCRFTGLRFTVFADALAPGLLVAQAFGRLGNWFNHELFGMPTDLPWGLEIESTNAAYPTGLPEGTLFHPTFLYEIVWMLAGVAILLLLEKKAPMQWGRSLAFYLVWYGIGRAWFESIRTDPSLLFFGIRTNVWMSFFAVVLGIVLFVVAARRHTGTVPGPYVPGRAPSERASAVDSDDTYTENDEPELVTVGASDDNTDRSPRP, from the coding sequence GTGTTCGTTCCCCTGAGCATCCCGAGCCCGTCGGCCGCCTGGCAGTACTTCGACGTCACCGCCTGGTTGAACTCGACCTTCGGGGCTTCGCTGCCCGGCTCGCTGCGCATCCACGCCTACGCCATCTGCATCCTCGTCGGCATCGTCGCGGCGGTCATCATCACGAACCACCGCCTCAACCGGCAGGGCGCCGAGAAGGGCATCGTCATCGACGTGGCCATCTGGGCCGTGATCTTCGGCATCGCCGGGGGACGCCTCTTCCACGTCATCACCCACCCGGCGGACTACTTCTCGTCGCCCGACCAGTACATCCACGTCCTGTTCGTGTGGGAAGGCGGCCTCGCCATCTACGGAGCTCTTTTGTTGGGTGCCGTGGGCGTCTGGCTCGGCTGCCGCTTCACCGGTCTGCGGTTCACGGTGTTCGCCGACGCCCTCGCCCCCGGGCTGCTCGTCGCGCAGGCCTTCGGTCGCCTCGGCAACTGGTTCAACCACGAGCTCTTCGGCATGCCGACCGACCTGCCCTGGGGCCTCGAGATCGAGTCGACGAACGCTGCCTACCCGACCGGCCTGCCCGAGGGCACGCTCTTCCACCCCACGTTCCTGTACGAGATCGTCTGGATGCTCGCCGGGGTCGCGATCCTGTTGCTCCTCGAGAAGAAGGCCCCGATGCAGTGGGGTCGGTCGCTGGCCTTCTACCTGGTCTGGTACGGCATCGGCCGCGCCTGGTTCGAGTCGATCCGCACCGATCCCAGCCTCCTGTTCTTCGGCATCCGGACGAACGTGTGGATGAGCTTCTTCGCCGTCGTCCTCGGCATCGTCCTCTTCGTCGTCGCCGCACGTCGTCACACAGGCACCGTCCCCGGCCCCTACGTGCCCGGTCGCGCACCGAGCGAGCGGGCGTCTGCTGTAGACTCCGACGACACGTACACGGAGAACGACGAACCCGAGTTGGTCACCGTCGGCGCATCGGACGACAACACCGATCGCTCACCGCGTCCCTAG